Proteins from a genomic interval of Acetobacterium woodii DSM 1030:
- a CDS encoding calcium/sodium antiporter has protein sequence MSVIFLIVGLILLVKGADYFVDGSSSIAKRLNIPSIVIGLTLVAFGTSAPELAVSISGSINEANGIVFGNVVGSNIVNILFILGLSAFITPINIKTKTIFKEMPFAILTTIAMMLMVMDGLINGDPVSTISRSEGWILLLFFAIYLYSMVEITISDNEESQEQIPIMPIAKSIFFTISGLIAIIWGADLVVKGAIEIATIMGLSETVIGLTIVAIGTSLPELITSVMAAKKGENDIAVGNIVGSCIFNVLLVLGISGVIYPINISPENYSDLWILLVSMLIVVPMMYTSKKISRCEGILMIFGYVGYTAFIIARTALS, from the coding sequence CGACTATTTTGTCGATGGTTCCTCCTCCATTGCTAAAAGACTTAATATTCCCAGCATCGTTATTGGTTTAACTTTAGTCGCATTTGGTACAAGTGCCCCTGAATTAGCGGTCAGTATTTCTGGCTCAATTAACGAAGCTAATGGCATTGTTTTTGGAAACGTTGTCGGTTCAAACATTGTTAATATTCTTTTTATTTTAGGACTCTCTGCCTTTATAACACCAATTAACATTAAAACAAAAACCATTTTTAAAGAAATGCCTTTTGCCATTTTAACTACAATTGCAATGATGCTCATGGTAATGGATGGATTAATAAATGGTGATCCAGTTAGTACTATTTCTCGATCTGAAGGATGGATTCTGCTATTGTTCTTCGCCATTTATCTCTATTCGATGGTCGAAATTACAATTAGTGATAATGAAGAATCGCAAGAACAAATCCCTATCATGCCAATCGCCAAAAGTATTTTTTTCACCATCAGTGGTCTTATTGCCATAATTTGGGGAGCCGATTTAGTTGTTAAAGGGGCAATTGAAATTGCTACGATTATGGGTTTATCTGAAACAGTCATCGGTTTAACAATTGTAGCAATAGGAACGTCACTACCCGAACTGATTACATCAGTAATGGCGGCAAAGAAAGGGGAAAATGATATTGCAGTTGGAAATATTGTTGGGTCCTGCATTTTTAATGTCCTGCTTGTGCTCGGAATTTCCGGCGTGATTTACCCGATTAATATTAGTCCTGAAAACTATAGTGATCTCTGGATATTACTTGTCTCAATGCTGATTGTTGTTCCCATGATGTATACCTCAAAAAAAATCAGCCGCTGCGAAGGTATCTTAATGATATTCGGTTATGTCGGCTACACTGCCTTTATTATCGCTCGAACAGCACTGAGTTAG
- a CDS encoding EAL and HDOD domain-containing protein, with amino-acid sequence MKQNDMIIPLLIMIISLQSKDEDYSGGPMFIARQPIFNNELEVYGYELLFRLNSNSTQFGGISSQGATAMVITGLFESGLDSLIEDKIAFINFDEIFIHSNALELIKPERMIVEMLENIEVSSHLVDRLTDIKKNGYSIALDDFAQTYQTYPLTPLADIIKYDIMVTPLDTIVSDIATGIAQGKILLAEKVETLEEFLKAKEMGFKLFQGYFFSKPSIAGRSFNTSPSQIQYLRLMAEINKDEPSFDLLADLIEQDVTLSYRLLRLASFRAGSELISSIKFALSYIGLREFERWISILMIHDLGKDKPKELIKISLIRTRFAESLAKRAKMLSLEHESAVMGLFSTLDAIMDQPMSEVLSEVSLPQSILDALIHGEGILFPIYELMISYEQGNWPVVEAISETLNIEDYSIYHAYREAIKWANDVILNIT; translated from the coding sequence ATGAAACAAAATGATATGATTATACCATTGTTAATTATGATCATATCATTACAAAGTAAAGATGAAGATTACTCTGGAGGTCCTATGTTTATCGCAAGGCAGCCTATTTTTAATAACGAGCTTGAAGTCTATGGATATGAGCTGCTCTTTCGGCTCAATAGCAACTCAACCCAATTTGGAGGGATTTCATCTCAAGGAGCAACGGCGATGGTCATTACAGGCTTGTTTGAATCCGGTCTTGACAGCCTTATTGAAGATAAGATAGCCTTTATTAATTTTGATGAAATATTTATTCATTCTAATGCACTTGAATTAATTAAACCAGAGCGAATGATCGTTGAAATGCTCGAGAATATTGAAGTAAGCAGTCATCTTGTTGACCGATTAACAGATATCAAAAAAAATGGATATAGCATTGCTTTAGACGATTTTGCCCAAACTTATCAAACTTATCCACTTACGCCATTGGCGGATATTATTAAATATGACATCATGGTTACTCCTCTTGATACGATTGTTTCTGATATTGCTACTGGAATTGCACAGGGAAAGATCTTGCTGGCAGAAAAAGTTGAAACCCTTGAAGAGTTTTTAAAAGCCAAAGAAATGGGCTTTAAACTATTTCAAGGCTATTTTTTCAGTAAACCCAGTATTGCGGGACGATCATTTAATACCTCACCATCACAAATTCAATACCTGCGTCTAATGGCTGAGATTAATAAAGACGAACCGTCCTTTGATTTGCTGGCGGATCTCATTGAACAGGATGTTACACTATCTTATCGATTATTAAGATTAGCTAGTTTTCGAGCTGGAAGTGAGCTGATCAGTTCCATTAAATTTGCTCTTAGTTATATCGGACTTAGGGAATTTGAACGATGGATCAGTATTTTAATGATCCATGATTTGGGGAAAGATAAACCGAAAGAACTTATCAAAATATCACTTATTCGTACTCGTTTTGCGGAGTCTCTTGCCAAACGGGCGAAAATGCTGTCGTTAGAGCATGAATCGGCGGTAATGGGCTTATTTAGTACGCTAGATGCAATTATGGATCAGCCAATGTCTGAAGTGCTTTCGGAGGTCTCATTACCGCAATCCATATTAGATGCGCTCATTCACGGTGAGGGTATATTATTTCCTATTTACGAATTAATGATTTCTTATGAACAAGGAAACTGGCCTGTTGTTGAGGCCATTTCGGAAACATTAAATATTGAAGATTATTCTATCTATCATGCTTATCGAGAGGCTATTAAATGGGCGAATGATGTCATTTTAAATATCACCTAA
- a CDS encoding EAL and HDOD domain-containing protein yields MFIARQPIFNEQLEVYGYELLFRLTHHSNQFGGVSSRGATAAVITGLFESGIENIVEDKLAFINFDEIFIHSNAIELIKPDRLVVEMLEKIKINDILLERLKIIKEKGYKIALDDFEEDYQSYPLTSLADIIKYDLMITPLETIKNDVILAIKQGKILLAEKVETQNEFRQAKNMGFSLFQGYFFSKPIIAGYSASKSLTKNQYFLLISELKKEDPSYNVLADLIQQDVTLAYQVVRMASVRAKHDFVTSIQFALTYIGLNKIERWLNILMLHDLVKDKPLELMKISIIRSRFAESLARRANMTVSSQHEASMMGLFSVLDGILDQSMDDALKGISIPPSIYDALLKERGFLYPIYQLMLAYEKGDWKTTSRVSQELNIEEHILYHDYRKAIQWANEVLLSIS; encoded by the coding sequence GTGTTTATAGCCAGACAACCAATTTTTAATGAGCAGTTGGAAGTATATGGATATGAGTTGCTTTTTCGTCTGACACATCACTCCAATCAATTTGGCGGCGTTTCATCCAGAGGTGCGACGGCTGCCGTTATTACGGGATTATTTGAATCTGGGATTGAAAATATTGTAGAAGATAAGTTAGCTTTTATTAATTTCGATGAAATATTTATTCATTCCAACGCTATAGAGTTGATCAAACCTGACCGATTAGTCGTGGAAATGCTTGAAAAAATCAAAATTAATGATATTTTATTGGAACGTTTGAAAATAATCAAAGAGAAAGGTTATAAAATTGCTTTAGACGATTTTGAAGAAGACTATCAAAGTTATCCTTTAACTTCGTTAGCGGATATCATTAAATATGATTTGATGATAACACCTCTGGAAACAATTAAAAATGACGTCATATTAGCGATCAAACAGGGTAAGATTCTTTTAGCAGAAAAGGTGGAAACTCAAAATGAATTTAGACAAGCCAAGAATATGGGTTTTTCTCTTTTTCAAGGTTATTTTTTCAGTAAACCCATTATTGCGGGTTATTCTGCCAGTAAATCACTTACAAAAAATCAATATTTTCTATTAATTTCAGAGTTAAAAAAAGAAGATCCTTCCTATAATGTTTTGGCTGATCTTATTCAGCAGGATGTTACTTTGGCCTATCAGGTTGTTCGAATGGCCAGCGTTCGAGCAAAACACGATTTTGTAACTTCAATACAATTTGCTTTGACCTATATTGGTCTTAATAAGATCGAACGTTGGCTTAATATTTTAATGTTACATGATCTGGTAAAAGACAAACCCCTTGAACTGATGAAAATATCTATTATTCGTAGTCGCTTTGCAGAATCATTAGCGAGACGCGCTAATATGACAGTTTCTTCGCAACACGAAGCGTCGATGATGGGGTTATTTAGTGTATTAGATGGTATTTTAGATCAATCGATGGATGATGCGCTCAAAGGAATTAGTATACCACCCTCAATTTACGATGCCCTGCTTAAAGAAAGGGGATTTTTATATCCTATTTATCAATTGATGTTGGCTTATGAAAAAGGCGACTGGAAAACAACCTCTCGAGTTTCGCAGGAATTAAATATTGAAGAGCATATTCTCTATCATGATTATCGGAAAGCAATACAATGGGCAAATGAAGTTCTTTTAAGTATTTCTTGA
- a CDS encoding toxin-antitoxin system YwqK family antitoxin — translation MISVILVVIIILGIGIWFYLSSQQNNKNQVDHQQIKIFCKDGYIVGHYIAGNRFLGQRFINNKLISEGIFVNAIQVGNGKEYYENGNLKYEGNFVAGVSSGQGKLYEENGKLKYIGTFKNGYASGQGRIFDVNGRLKCEGNFTRVPSSQENTKDLSVPSGHCKEYYENGQLKYDGDFLNGVWHGEGRSYNANGKLTFKGKFLYGKPEKK, via the coding sequence GTGATAAGTGTAATATTAGTTGTAATTATTATTTTGGGAATTGGAATCTGGTTCTATTTAAGCTCTCAACAAAACAATAAAAATCAAGTAGATCATCAACAAATAAAAATCTTTTGTAAAGATGGGTACATAGTAGGACATTACATAGCCGGGAATCGTTTTCTTGGGCAACGGTTTATTAACAACAAGCTGATTTCAGAAGGTATTTTTGTGAATGCCATACAAGTAGGTAATGGTAAAGAATATTATGAAAATGGTAATTTAAAATATGAAGGAAATTTTGTTGCAGGCGTATCGTCAGGACAAGGAAAGCTATATGAAGAAAATGGTAAACTGAAATACATCGGAACTTTTAAAAATGGTTATGCTTCGGGTCAGGGGAGAATTTTCGATGTTAATGGACGGCTTAAATGTGAAGGGAATTTTACACGAGTTCCAAGTAGTCAGGAAAACACAAAAGATCTTTCAGTACCTTCAGGACATTGTAAGGAATATTATGAAAATGGTCAATTAAAATATGATGGAGATTTTTTGAATGGCGTCTGGCATGGGGAAGGACGCTCCTATAACGCTAACGGCAAGTTGACATTTAAAGGTAAATTTTTGTATGGAAAACCTGAAAAAAAATAA
- a CDS encoding bacteriohemerythrin, with product MAIVWTPDLSVGVNNIDAQHQQLFKKADELFEAGKNGKSKEVIGQLLNFLDTYTQQHFKDEETYMASIKYPELPAQQAAHKAFVSELTKLKNEFEKSGGNICVIINANQMVVDWLTKHISGMDKKIGNYAKTL from the coding sequence ATGGCTATAGTATGGACCCCTGATTTATCTGTTGGTGTCAATAACATTGATGCTCAACATCAACAATTATTTAAAAAAGCGGATGAGCTTTTTGAAGCCGGAAAAAACGGCAAATCTAAAGAAGTCATCGGACAGTTACTGAATTTTTTGGATACCTACACGCAACAGCACTTTAAGGACGAAGAAACTTATATGGCAAGTATCAAATACCCCGAATTACCGGCACAGCAAGCTGCTCATAAAGCTTTTGTGAGCGAATTGACAAAGCTTAAAAATGAATTCGAAAAATCAGGTGGTAATATCTGTGTCATAATCAATGCCAACCAAATGGTTGTTGATTGGTTAACTAAACATATATCCGGAATGGATAAAAAAATTGGTAATTACGCTAAAACCTTATAA